AGACATACTACATGTTCAAGTCCAAAATCTAACGTTGACGTTAACGTTAATAATATATATAATTATGTACATAACATTATAGACATATTGAAGTGAGGTGAAGGAAATGAGTTTATATAAAATCGATGACGTAGCCAAGGAATGTGGTTTGACCAAGCGTACCATTCGGTATTACGAAGAGATCGGTGTTATGCCTTCACCTCAGCGGACGGACGGTGGCACACGATTATACACCCGGGAAGATATCGATTATCTCAAAAAGGTGGTTCGGGCGAAGGAAGTGCTTGGTTTCTCGCTTCAGGAGCTACATACCTATGTGGCAACGGCGGATGCGCTGAACGAACAGCGTTTTGACTACCAACAGACCACTGAGGTGAGAGAACGGATCGAGAAGCTCACCAAGATGGAAACGACGTTGGATGACCAGCTGCAACTGATCGAGCAGAAACTTCAGAGTATTCACGCCGTTCAGGAGGAACTAGAGGAATTACGTGAACGGGTTCAGAACGGCATTCGACGATTAGAAGGGCACGAGAATGAGACATAATTAGTATTTCACGATAAGCACCGGGAGATCCGGTGTCATTTGTGCCGTTTTCTTTCCTATATTTCTGAAAAAAAATGAGCATTTCATTGTTTTTCACAATTTATTTCACAACATAAATCATGAACCAGGAGGAATTACGTATGAAAAGAGAACCCTCATTACCTGATGAATTGCCGTCATCCCGTGGAGGTCTGTTATCCCAGCCCAGAGCAGTATGGGCAGTAGCCTTCGCCTGTATTATCTCCTTTATGGGTCTGGGATTGGTTGACCCGATTCTGCCTGCGATTGCCGATCAGCTGCATGCCTCCAAAAGCCAAGTATCTTTATTGTTTACAAGTTATAACGCGGTTACTGGGGTAGCCATGCTGATTACAGGTGTTGTATCCAGCCGGATTGGTGTGAAGTGGACACTGCTCAGCGGGATTTTGCTGATCATTGTTTTCTCTTTCCTCGGAGGAACCTCTGACACTGTAGGTGCGCTCGTCGGTTACCGTGGTGGTTGGGGACTAGGGAATGCCCTGTTCATCGCAACTGCATTATCCGCTATTGTAGGACTGTCCACTTCGGGGACAGCCAAAGCGATTATTTTATACGAAGCAGCGCTTGGTCTGGGGATTGCCGTTGGTCCATTGCTCGGTGGTGAACTGGGTTCCATCTCATGGCGTGGCCCGTTCTATGGTGTAGCTGTTCTGATGGCGATTGCTTTTATCAGTATTACGTTTATGCTGCCTAAGATGGCCAAACCGAAAATGCGTAGTTCCTTGTCCGATCCGTTCAAAGCTCTGGGTTATCCTTCACTGAAAACATTGGCGATCACGGCCTTCCTGTATAACTTTGGTTTCTTTACCTTGATGGCTTATTCACCTTATGTCATGAATCTGGATGAGCACGGACTAGGTTATGTATTCTTCGGTTGGGGTCTGATGCTGGCGATCACGTCTGTCTTTGTCGCACCAAGACTGCAACGTCGATTCGGATCCGTTCCTTCCATGAGCGTTATGCTGACCCTGTTCGCCATTGATCTGCTGGTAATGGCGGTGGGTACGGTAATGGGATCATCCACAACGGTTATTGTGGCCGTTATCGTTGCCGGGATTTTCCTCGGGATCAACAACACGTTAATTACAACGGCAGTTATGGAAGCTGCCCCAGTGGAACGTTCTGTGGCCTCGGCTGCATACAGCTTTGTCCGGTTCCTTGGAGGTGCGCTGGCACCTTGGCTTGCTGGTAAATTGTCCGAGTGGTTCCTGCCGGAGACACCGTTTTATTTTGGCGCATTGATGGTTCTGATCGGGGTCGTTGTGCTTCTGGTACGCCGCAGACATCTGCGCGATATCGATGCTGCCATTACGCATTAATGAACAGGAGGAATGTAAAATGCTGAAACGAATATTGGTTGCTGTCGATGGGTCGGATCATGCACACAAGGCTTTGGAGCAAGCCGTTGTTCTGGCAGAAAGTATGAAACAACCGGCTTCCTTGATGATCGTGCACGTTAATCCTTCGATCTCGCTGAATGAGCCCGCACTGGGTGTGGATCTGGAAGCACGGATCGCAGAAGAAGGACAGCATATTATACAACCTGTTAATGAATTGTTGGCCGATCGTTCTGTTCATTATGAAACGTTACTGATAGCTGGTGATCCCGTGAATGAGATCTGCCGAGTAGCGAAGGATAGAGACTGTGATCTCATTGTGATGGGGACGGCGGGGAAAAGCATGCTCGCTGAGATCGTCGTGGGCAGTGTCAGCCACGGAGTTTTGAAACATGCAGCATGTCCCGTAATGACTGTGAAATAGTGGTATGACTTTCTTGTGTTGATGATGCTAAAGTGGTGTATAAATAGGTATGGGAAAACGCTGCGTTAAACATGAATGGAGGATACAACTATGAAAAAACAACATCTGTTCATCGGGGGCAAGCCCACCGAATCAGTAGACTATATAGCACTTCAGGCACCATACTGGAAAGAAACACTGGCAGACGTATCCTCGGCGACAGCTGAGGAAGTGGAAGCGGCGATTGCCGCCGCAGTTCAGGCGGGCAAAGAGATGCGCAGAATGCCTGCCCATCAGCGTGCAGACATCCTTTACAAGCTGTCCACCCTGCTGGAAGAACGGAAGGAAGAAGCAGCACGGATCATTGCGCTGGAGGCAGCAAAGCCGATTACTGCGGCACTCGCCGAGGTTGACCGTACGGTGGAAACGTATCGTTTCGCCGCAGAAGAAGCCAAGCGGCTCACCGGAGAGACGGTTCCCATGGACGCAGCCAAAGGCGGTGAAGGACGCGTAGGCTACACGATGCGGCAGCCTTTGGGTGTTATTGGAGCCATTACGCCGTTTAATTTTCCGATGAACCTGGTGGCTCACAAAGTAGGACCGGCACTGGCAGCAGGCAATACGATTGTGTTGAAACCTGCGGAGCAGACACCGCTGTCCTCGTATTATATTGCCAATTTGCTTCAGGAAGCGGGATTACCGGATGGCGCATTGAATGTAGTGAGCGGTGACGGTAAAACGATTGGTGATGTGCTTGTAGAGCATCCTGACGTGGCCCATATTACGTTTACAGGCAGCCCGGCTGTAGGCACCAGCATTCGCAGTAAAGCCGGACTGAAACGCGTCACATTGGAGCTAGGGTCCAATGCAGCCGTCATTATAGACGCGGATGCCAATTTGGACAAGGTGGTACCGAGATGTGTGACCGGAGCTTTTACTTACCAAGGTCAGGTATGTATCTCGCTACAGCGGATATATGTGCACAGCGCTATCGCGGATGAGTTCATTCGTCGTTTTGCTGAAGCGGCCCAAAAAGTCGTGGTTGGAGACCCGTTGAATCCAGATACCGTTGTGTCTGCGCTCATCACATCCAAAGATGTACAGCGTACGCTGGATTGGATCGATGAAGCGAAGCAGGCAGGCGCTGAGGTGGCAACAGGCGGCGAAGCCGAGGGCGGCGTATTGCGTCCAACCGTGCTTGTTAACGTTCCGCGGGATGCCAAGGTGTCTTGTCAGGAGGTCTTTGCCCCGATCGTTGTCATTAATACGGTGGATTCGGTTGAAGAAGGCATCGAGCAAGTGAATGATTCCATCTACGGGCTTCAGGCGGGTGTGTTTACCAATGATATTCATACTGCATTGCATGCAGCGGACCACATCGAAGCAGGCGGCGTGATGATTAACGATATTCCCACTTTCCGTGTGGATCATATGCCTTATGGTGGTGTGAAGCAGAGCGGGATGGGACGTGAAGGTGTTAAATATGCTGTAGAGGAAATGACGGAATTGAAGTTTGTCATGTTTAACAAGAATTAAATATCCACTCCTAGGACGAGCGGGATTCGAGATAAAATAGAACAAGATGATCCTGTACCCGAGTTAGGGGTGCGGGATTTTTTTCTTTTCTACATTCAGCCCTTACCGTAAAAAAATACATAGCCTTTCTTTATTAACCCCGGGTTCACATCTGATGAGGAGGGTATAAATACTTATCATACCGCAAATGTACCAATTAGATGCCGTTCATATCACCGAAGCATTGTGTATCCATCCAGAGAAATGAACGGATTACTGGGGTACAGAATTGTTGGAAGTTTTATAATATCTCACTTAAATTTAAATAAAATGCAGTATGAACAAGCCTGAACCTAGGAGTTACAGGCCAGACAGGAGGTGTATTCAAATGGCATATTCCATGGTTGATGTATCCGGGATGTCCGGTGTAAGTCTGAGTGAATTGGGACAGTATGCGGAGACAGGTCTGCTGAATCCAGCCTTCGTTGGTCAAGACGAGGATATCTACTATGAGAAGCCGGAGCTGCTGAGACTACAGCAGATTCTGTTCTGTAAAGAAGTAGGCATGGAGGAGGAGGAGATCGGCCCCATGCTCAGGGATACTCCCCGTGACATGATCCGTATTATGCAGCAGCATCGGCTCGAGATGCTGGAGAAGGCACTTCATCTGCACGGAATGATTCAAACACTGGATAAAACCATCTCCTACTTACGTGGAGAGCAGGAACTGGATGAGTACGAACTGTACGCCGGGTTTTCCAACAAGGGGCGTCACCAGCTTCTAAATGAACCGACCTCTGACCAAGCGTCAAAAAATGACTATTCTGAACGGATGCAGACAGAGGACAGTCAGAAGTACAACGCCAATTCACCGGAGCAATCCACAATGCCTGATGGGCAGGAGATGAAGTCGAAGGAAGATTTTCTCGATTCACAGGCGAAGATTGACCGGATTCACTTGGACTTGCAGGGCGCTATTGAGGATGGGTTAGAACCCGGCAGCTCGGAAGTACAGCAGATTATTGGAAGACACCTGGATTGGATCAAGGATTATTACACCCCAACAGCAGAGATTTACCGGGATTTGGCCAATCTGTACGTCGAGCACAAAAATTTTCGTCAGATGTATGATGGCTACCACCCCAAGCTGGCCGAGTTTTTGCGAGATGGGATGATGATTAAAGCGGAACAGGATTTATCCTAGATGCATAAAGTATCTTGGGCGAGCAGAACATGGGTGTGAAGAAAAATAATCATAACAAAGAGCGCAGATCCTCTAGGAGGAGTGCGCTCTTTGTTATTGCATATCATCGTAAGGTCGATAAACCCTCCATCGGCTTAAGATGATATTTCAAGCAGTTAGGATAATTCCAGCTGCTCTGTAATTAGGCTTACCGCCTTTTCCAGGAAGACGCGGTCTTCATCGTCAAAACGGTTTTTGATCGGGCTGTCGATGTCGAGCACCCCGTACAATTCGCCGTTTTTGATAATGGGTACAACGATTTCACTGTTCGATGCGGCATCACAGGCGATATGGCCTGGAAAGGCATGAACATCTTCAACGACCATTGTACGCCGTTCCGCAGCAGAAGTGCCGCATACTCCGCGTCCAAGTGGAATACGGATGCAGGCAGGCAGTCCCTGGAATGGACCGAGTACAAGTTCTTTTCCATCATACAGATAGAATCCGACCCAATTGGTGTCGGTCATAAATACATTGAGCAACGCCGCAGCGTTTGCCAGATTGGCAATAGCGCTAGGTTCATCGCGGATCAGAGCACTTAACTGTCCCAGGACGGCGGTTTGCTGCTCGCTTC
This window of the Paenibacillus marchantiae genome carries:
- a CDS encoding helix-turn-helix domain-containing protein, which gives rise to MSLYKIDDVAKECGLTKRTIRYYEEIGVMPSPQRTDGGTRLYTREDIDYLKKVVRAKEVLGFSLQELHTYVATADALNEQRFDYQQTTEVRERIEKLTKMETTLDDQLQLIEQKLQSIHAVQEELEELRERVQNGIRRLEGHENET
- a CDS encoding MFS transporter: MKREPSLPDELPSSRGGLLSQPRAVWAVAFACIISFMGLGLVDPILPAIADQLHASKSQVSLLFTSYNAVTGVAMLITGVVSSRIGVKWTLLSGILLIIVFSFLGGTSDTVGALVGYRGGWGLGNALFIATALSAIVGLSTSGTAKAIILYEAALGLGIAVGPLLGGELGSISWRGPFYGVAVLMAIAFISITFMLPKMAKPKMRSSLSDPFKALGYPSLKTLAITAFLYNFGFFTLMAYSPYVMNLDEHGLGYVFFGWGLMLAITSVFVAPRLQRRFGSVPSMSVMLTLFAIDLLVMAVGTVMGSSTTVIVAVIVAGIFLGINNTLITTAVMEAAPVERSVASAAYSFVRFLGGALAPWLAGKLSEWFLPETPFYFGALMVLIGVVVLLVRRRHLRDIDAAITH
- a CDS encoding universal stress protein translates to MLKRILVAVDGSDHAHKALEQAVVLAESMKQPASLMIVHVNPSISLNEPALGVDLEARIAEEGQHIIQPVNELLADRSVHYETLLIAGDPVNEICRVAKDRDCDLIVMGTAGKSMLAEIVVGSVSHGVLKHAACPVMTVK
- a CDS encoding aldehyde dehydrogenase family protein is translated as MKKQHLFIGGKPTESVDYIALQAPYWKETLADVSSATAEEVEAAIAAAVQAGKEMRRMPAHQRADILYKLSTLLEERKEEAARIIALEAAKPITAALAEVDRTVETYRFAAEEAKRLTGETVPMDAAKGGEGRVGYTMRQPLGVIGAITPFNFPMNLVAHKVGPALAAGNTIVLKPAEQTPLSSYYIANLLQEAGLPDGALNVVSGDGKTIGDVLVEHPDVAHITFTGSPAVGTSIRSKAGLKRVTLELGSNAAVIIDADANLDKVVPRCVTGAFTYQGQVCISLQRIYVHSAIADEFIRRFAEAAQKVVVGDPLNPDTVVSALITSKDVQRTLDWIDEAKQAGAEVATGGEAEGGVLRPTVLVNVPRDAKVSCQEVFAPIVVINTVDSVEEGIEQVNDSIYGLQAGVFTNDIHTALHAADHIEAGGVMINDIPTFRVDHMPYGGVKQSGMGREGVKYAVEEMTELKFVMFNKN
- a CDS encoding MerR family transcriptional regulator; the encoded protein is MAYSMVDVSGMSGVSLSELGQYAETGLLNPAFVGQDEDIYYEKPELLRLQQILFCKEVGMEEEEIGPMLRDTPRDMIRIMQQHRLEMLEKALHLHGMIQTLDKTISYLRGEQELDEYELYAGFSNKGRHQLLNEPTSDQASKNDYSERMQTEDSQKYNANSPEQSTMPDGQEMKSKEDFLDSQAKIDRIHLDLQGAIEDGLEPGSSEVQQIIGRHLDWIKDYYTPTAEIYRDLANLYVEHKNFRQMYDGYHPKLAEFLRDGMMIKAEQDLS
- a CDS encoding GAF domain-containing protein, which encodes MFQAVSYEGTRSEQQTAVLGQLSALIRDEPSAIANLANAAALLNVFMTDTNWVGFYLYDGKELVLGPFQGLPACIRIPLGRGVCGTSAAERRTMVVEDVHAFPGHIACDAASNSEIVVPIIKNGELYGVLDIDSPIKNRFDDEDRVFLEKAVSLITEQLELS